AGTGTCTTGACCAGGATCTCGAGGTTGGCCGGATCGGTAAACGAGAAGGCTCCGGTCAGCGTCGACAGCCGGCGGGCGCCGCCCGTTCCGCTGGTGCTGTTGAACTGGTTGCGCCAGTCGACGGTGAGGCGGAAGCGGCCATCGAGCAGGCAGAGCGTCGTCGGCGAGTCGGAGCAGCTTCCGGCCCGTTCGAGCAGGGACCTGTCTTCGCTGAGCCCTGCCGGAGCGGTGAGCGCCGCTGCCTTGGAGAAGTCCGGGTCGATCGCGCCGCAGTCGCCCGTGGTGTTCGTGTAGGTCTTGGTGCGCCCGGTGACCGTGTCGGTAACCTTGAGCTGGAAGTTGAGGTTGGTCAACTGGCCGTAGAAGACCTTGATCTCGGTGCCGAAATCGAGCACCTTGACGATGAGCTCGATGTTCGACGGGTCGTCGAAATAGAAGAAGCCGGACAGATCGGTGTTGGTGACCGCGCCGCCGACACCGGAACGGCCGTTGAACTGGTTCTGCCAGGAGACCGAGACCTGGAAGCGCCTGTTCAGCAGGCAGAGCACGCTGCCGCCAGCGCCGCAGGTGGGAACGCCGCCGCCGACGGTGTAGAGCGCCCGCAGGGCCAGGATGTCGTCGCTGTTGAGCTGGCCGCCGCGCCCGTCGTTGTGGATGTAGGCGTACATCAACGCCTGCTTGAGCGTGCTGTCGGTCTCGGTCTTCGACTCGCTCGCGTGGCCGAGGCCCAGGTTGTGCCCCATCTCGTGGGCGAACAGCTCTTCGGCAGCCTTGCTCGCATTGCCGCTGCGTTCGAAGAAACAGGAGATCCCGTCGTTGGTGACGATGTCGCCGCCCTGGATGCGGATGAACGTCCTGCCGCCGAACTGCCCGGTGGTCGAGGTCGAGTACCACGGCCCGCCGAAGGCGAGCGTGCCGCCGCCGGTGCAGCTGAAGGTGTCCTCGATCTCGGCGCTCGGGTCGTTGAAGAGGATCGTGTTGACGCCGTCGTAGGTGTCGAGGCCGCCGGTAAG
This genomic window from Holophagales bacterium contains:
- a CDS encoding matrixin family metalloprotease, with protein sequence MPRISCLARLAAALAPLLVAGAASATSFVAVSDADLTAQADLIAVVRVEERLAPEGEGRPMTRYRVVVERLLKGDDPSAALTVEVPGGVRKDGVGQRIWGAPSFADGESALLFLRRGNSGAYHVLHLLQGAFHRMEIDERPVAFRDAREASELSLGDREASRDFKRVRDFDRFADWVADRAAGIARRPQYFVAVEPQQVETLVERFTLFEENGLNLRWFQFDVGGSVTYLAYQDGQQGLTGGGFAEFQQALRDWNNETSTPINLVYGGTTALTGGLDTYDGVNTILFNDPSAEIEDTFSCTGGGTLAFGGPWYSTSTTGQFGGRTFIRIQGGDIVTNDGISCFFERSGNASKAAEELFAHEMGHNLGLGHASESKTETDSTLKQALMYAYIHNDGRGGQLNSDDILALRALYTVGGGVPTCGAGGSVLCLLNRRFQVSVSWQNQFNGRSGVGGAVTNTDLSGFFYFDDPSNIELIVKVLDFGTEIKVFYGQLTNLNFQLKVTDTVTGRTKTYTNTTGDCGAIDPDFSKAAALTAPAGLSEDRSLLERAGSCSDSPTTLCLLDGRFRLTVDWRNQFNSTSGTGGARRLSTLTGAFSFTDPANLEILVKTLDFGDKFLVLYGSLSNIEYTLRVTDTVRGVSRNYLNPAGNYCGGIDTTSFPK